The following are encoded together in the Tripterygium wilfordii isolate XIE 37 chromosome 3, ASM1340144v1, whole genome shotgun sequence genome:
- the LOC119991396 gene encoding uncharacterized protein LOC119991396 gives MGSSLINQESNHGVTMVEADLDSISFSSSSSEEEEEEEINSSVSFHDMSNLLQHLPFKRGLSRHYQGKSQSFTSLLSVKCIEDLAKPENPCKKKIKSSKSYGGLLLVSEEDDQNNNSSYPPPPPAAVLPHKVSSLSSARASCSSLVSANKMTGGRPPIPHPQRSTTTSGLIF, from the exons ATGGGTTCTTCTTTAATCAACCAAGAAAGCAATCATGGAGTGACCATGGTTGAAGCTGATCTTGATTCAatctctttctcctcctcctcctctgaagaagaagaagaagaagaaatcaattCCTCTGTTTCTTTCCATGACATGTCCAATCTTCTTCAACACCTCCCCTTCAA AAGAGGGCTTTCAAGGCACTATCAAGGGAAGTCCCAGTCATTCACTTCACTATTAAGTGTGAAATGCATAGAAGACCTTGCAAAGCCTGAAAATCCTTGCAAGAAGAAGATCAAGTCTAGCAAAAGCTATGGAGGTTTATTATTAGTGTCTGAAGAAGATGATCAGAACAATAATAGCTCatacccaccaccaccaccagcagcAGTACTACCACACAAGGTATCATCTTTATCATCAGCAAGGGCTTCATGTTCTTCACTGGTGAGTGCAAATAAGATGACTGGTGGGAGGCCTCCAATTCCTCATCCTCAAAGATCTACTACCACTAGTGGTTTAATTTTCTAA